In Monodelphis domestica isolate mMonDom1 chromosome 3, mMonDom1.pri, whole genome shotgun sequence, the following proteins share a genomic window:
- the LOC100619893 gene encoding zinc finger protein 883-like isoform X2 translates to MLGVSSGPPQLPEAAQLRFWDLCWGSITFKDVAVDFTQEEWCLLDHSQKELYLEVMQENMQNLLSVGLPVPRENFMSCFQQGKAPWLLEQKGPRSSCPEAKTIIQVKMSTRLNFFEEGSGPQRCVNEDPHHFILREICDYNIMVKKNPKSDCECDETAEKFSQYSVLNQYMKLSSEKDCCQDREYNKCFPGEVGLIQPPEKPPEMPMYQGNLRGLAFGYSLDLIRHPKCKSVEMVSVSDNGGRPFSQNSKLAAHQGIHKREKTYECKQCGKAFTVRGSLAKHERIHTGEKPYECKQCKKAFTVRGHLAAHQRIHTGEKPYECKQCEKAFTQRGNLAAHQRIHTGEKPYECKQCGKAFTQKDSLSTHQRIHTGEKPYECTQCGKAFTWKASLTAHQSIHTGEKPYECKQCGKTFTQRGNLAAHQRIHTGEKPYECKQCGKAFTQRDSLAAHQRIHTGEKPYECKQCGKAFTVRSHLTAHQRIHTGEKPYECKHCGKAFTVRGSLAEHQAIHTGEKPYECNQCGKAFTVRGSLAAHQRIHTGEKPYECKQCGKAFTERGHLATHKRIHTGEKIHECKQCGKAFTQKGHLAKHQRTHAVEKNYECKQCEKIFTRQDSLAKHEKIHTGDKP, encoded by the exons GggtcaataacattcaaggatgtggctgtagacttcacccaggaggagtggTGCCTATTGGACCATTCCCAGAAAGAGCTGTACCTGGAGGTCATGCAGGAAAATATGCAGAATctactctctgtgg GGCTTCCAGTTCctagagaaaattttatgtccTGTTTTCAGCAAGGGAAAGCACCATGGCTGCTAGAGCAAAAAGGCCCAAGGAGCTCCTGTCCAG aggcTAAGACCATTATTCAAGTGAAGATGTCTACAAGGCTGAACTTTTTTGAGGAAGGATCTGGCCCCCAAAGATGCGTGAATGAGGATCCCCATCACttcattttgagagaaatctgtgacTATAAtatcatggtaaaaaaaaatccaaagagtgACTGTGAATGTGATGAAACTGCAGAGAAATTCAGCCAGTATTCAGTCCTAAATCAGTATATGAAATTGTCCTCAGAAAAAGACTGTTGTCAAGATAGGGAATATAACAAATGCTTTCCTGGAGAAGTAGGACTTATTCAGCCTCCTGAGAAACCTCCTGAAATGCCCATGTATCAAGGTAACCTAAGGGGGTTGGCCTTTGGCTACAGTTTAGACCTCATTAGACATCCAAAATGTAAAAGTGTAGAGATGGTTTCTGTGAGTGATAATGGTGGGAGACCTTTCAGTCAGAACTCCAAGCTTGCTGCACATCAGGGAATTCACAAGAGAGAGAaaacttatgaatgtaaacagtgtggaaaggcttttacagtgAGGGGCTCTCTTGCTAaacatgagagaatccacactggagagaaaccatatgaatgtaaacaatgtaaaAAGGCTTTTACAGTGAGGGgccatcttgctgcacatcagagaatccacactggagagaaaccttatgaatgtaaacaatgtgaaaaggctttcacacagaggggcaatcttgctgcacatcagagaatccacactggagagaaaccttatgaatgtaaacagtgtggaaaggcttttacacagAAGGACTCTCTTTCTacacatcaaagaatccacactggagagaaaccttatgaatgtacacagtgtggaaaggcttttacctgGAAGGCCTCTCTCACTGCACATCAGAgcattcacactggagagaaaccttatgaatgtaaacagtgtggaaagactttcacacagaggggcaatcttgctgcacatcagagaatccacactggagagaaaccatatgaatgtaaacagtgtggaaaggctttcacacagagggactcccttgctgcacatcagagaatccacactggagagaaaccttatgaatgtaaacagtgtggaaaggcttttacagtgAGAAGCCATCTcactgcacatcagagaatccatactggggagaaaccttatgaatgtaaacactgtggaaaggcttttacagttAGGGGATCTCTTGCTGAACATCAGGctatccacactggagagaaaccttatgaatgtaatcagtgtggaaaggcttttacagttAGGGGatctcttgctgcacatcagagaatccacactggagagaaaccttatgaatgtaaacaatgtggaaaggctttcacagagaggGGGCATCTTGCTACACAtaagagaatccatactggagagaaaattcatgaatgtaaacagtgtggaaaggctttcacacagaagGGTCATCTTGCCAAACATCAGAGGACCCATGCTGTAGAGAAaaattatgaatgtaaacaatgtgaaAAGATTTTCACAAGGCAGGACTCTCTTGCTAAACATgagaaaatccacactggagacAAACCTTAA